The Sebastes umbrosus isolate fSebUmb1 chromosome 23, fSebUmb1.pri, whole genome shotgun sequence genome contains a region encoding:
- the fbxl14b gene encoding F-box/LRR-repeat protein 14b, with product METHISCLFPEILAMIFSYLDVRDKGRVAQVCIAWRDASYHKSVWRGVEAKLHLRRANPSLFPSLQARGIRRVQILSLRRSLSYVIQGMPNIESLNLSGCYNLTDNGLGHAFVQEIPSLRVLNLSLCKQITDSSLGRIAQYLKNLEVLELGGCSNITNTGLLLIAWGLHRLKSLNLRSCRHVSDVGIGHLAGMTRSAAEGCLNLEYLTLQDCQKLTDLSLKHISKGLTKLRVLNLSFCGGISDAGMIHLSHMTSLWSLNLRSCDNISDTGTMHLAMGTLRLSGLDVSFCDKIGDQTLAYIAQGLYQLKSLSLCSCHISDDGINRMVRQMHELRTLNIGQCVRITDKGLELIADHLTQLAGIDLYGCTKITKRGLERITQLPCLKVLNLGLWQMTESEKVR from the coding sequence ATGGAGACGCACATTTCGTGCCTCTTCCCGGAAATTTTGGCCATGATTTTCAGCTATCTGGACGTGAGGGACAAAGGCAGGGTAGCCCAAGTGTGTATCGCTTGGAGGGACGCATCCTACCACAAGTCAGTGTGGAGGGGGGTGGAGGCCAAGCTGCACCTCCGCCGGGCCAATCCCTCCCTGTTCCCCAGCCTCCAGGCCAGGGGCATCCGGAGGGTCCAGATCCTGTCCCTGCGTCGCAGCCTGAGCTATGTGATCCAGGGCATGCCCAACATCGAGTCCCTCAATCTGTCCGGCTGCTACAACCTCACGGATAACGGCTTGGGTCACGCGTTCGTGCAGGAGATCCCGTCGTTGAGGGTCTTGAACCTGAGTCTGTGCAAGCAGATCACAGACTCCAGTCTGGGCAGGATAGCTCAGTACCTGAAGAACCTGGAGGTGCTGGAGCTCGGTGGCTGCAGCAACATCACCAACACTGGGCTTCTGTTGATAGCCTGGGGCCTCCACCGGCTCAAGAGCCTCAATCTGAGGTCCTGCAGGCATGTCTCGGACGTGGGGATTGGACACTTGGCGGGCATGACCCGCAGCGCGGCGGAGGGCTGTCTGAACCTGGAGTACCTGACCCTCCAGGACTGTCAGAAACTGACGGACCTGTCACTCAAACACATTTCCAAGGGGCTCACCAAGCTCCGGGTACTGAACCTGAGCTTCTGCGGTGGGATCTCAGACGCGGGGATGATCCACCTCTCCCACATGACCTCCCTGTGGAGCCTCAACCTACGCTCCTGTGACAACATCAGCGACACTGGGACCATGCACCTCGCCATGGGCACCCTGAGGCTCTCTGGGCTTGACGTGTCCTTCTGCGACAAGATAGGGGACCAGACCCTGGCGTACATCGCCCAGGGGCTGTACCAGCTCAAGTCCCTGTCCCTGTGCTCGTGCCACATCTCCGACGACGGGATAAACCGGATGGTGAGGCAGATGCACGAGCTGAGGACCCTGAACATTGGACAGTGTGTGCGCATCACGGACAAAGGGCTGGAGCTCATAGCCGACCACCTGACCCAGCTGGCGGGCATCGACCTGTATGGATGTACCAAGATCACCAAGAGGGGACTGGAGAGGATCACACAGCTCCCCTGCCTTAAAGTGTTGAACCTGGGACTCTGGCAGAtgacagagagtgagaaagtGAGGTGA